A region from the Aegilops tauschii subsp. strangulata cultivar AL8/78 chromosome 5, Aet v6.0, whole genome shotgun sequence genome encodes:
- the LOC109765576 gene encoding uncharacterized protein yields MEMGRSLWLALLVPAIMVSFYGEAAMADAQTSTAGGSPPDTNVLCVSKCGTCPTVCTTPPPPGSDGSGYSSPSPPRSVTTQPSPPAVPQPQAKGGKPSGYYYFFTAGSGRSCAASSARYTLLLLALLPIVVV; encoded by the coding sequence ATGGAGATGGGAAGGTCGCTATGGCTCGCGCTTCTGGTCCCTGCGATCATGGTGTCCTTCTACGGCGAGGCTGCCATGGCGGACGCCCAGACATCGACGGCGGGAGGGTCGCCGCCGGACACGAACGTGCTGTGCGTCAGCAAGTGCGGGACGTGCCCGACGGTATgcaccacgccgccgccgccgggcagCGATGGCAGTGGCTACTCCTCGCCGTCGCCTCCGCGCTCTGTGACGACTCAGCCATCTCCACCGGCCGTGCCGCAGCCGCAGGCCAAGGGAGGGAAGCCCAGCGGCTACTACTACTTCTTCACCGCTGGGAGCGGCCGGAGCTGCGCCGCCTCGAGCGCTCGTTACACGCTACTGCTCCTGGCGCTTCTTCCCATCGTCGTTGTTTAG